The Terriglobia bacterium sequence GCGTGTGCAAGCGGTTTGGGGACCATGTGGCCCTTCACAATGTGAGCTTTGCAGTGGCGCGCGGCGAAACGGTCGGCTTTATCGGTCCCAACGGTGCCGGAAAGACTACCACGATCAGAATTATTCTGGGAATTCTGGCTCCATCTGCTGGTAGTGCGAGTACGTTCGGCTGCCCTACAGATAGATTTGGTTTCGCCGAGAAGAGAAGGATCTCTTGCGTACTGGAGAATCCGGGTATCTATGATGACCTCAAAGTTCGTGATAATCTAATGCTTTATGCGCGCATTTATCGAGTCCCAAAGGCGGAGGAGAGAATTCGCAGTCTTCTCGATCTTACCGGTTTGGCAGGCAGGGGGGCAGAAAAGGCCGGGCGGCTATCTAAAGGGATGAAGCAGAAACTCGCGTTAGCGAGATGCCTTCTGTGGGATCCGGAGCTGCTGGTCTTGGATGAACCTACAGCAGGACTGGATCCATTGTTTCAGAAGGAGATTCTTGACTTGATTCGCCAATTGGGAAAGCGTGGAAAGACAGTTTTTTTCTCCTCACACCACTTGGAGGAGGTACAAGACGTCTGCTCTAAAGTCGCAATGATCGACGGAGGCATACTGCTCGCGTTTGAACCCATCGACTCTTTGCTAGCCCGATTTCAGAACATGAAAAAAAGAGTGTGCTTCGAAACAGATTTAGATAAACAAGTCTTCGAGGCGGCTATCAACGATTTTTCTCCTGTCAGTTGCGCTACGACGGATCGTAGTGTCGTAATTCTCCTCAGGGCTCCCGATCAGGCCCTGCTTCTTGACAAACTGTTGGCCGAGCGGCGGCTTACGAAGACCCATATCGAGAACCTCCCGGTAGCTTTGAACGATGTGTTCCACATCCTTGTGGAACGAAGGCAACGTGATTGGCACCAATGAATATGCGACTGCTTCAGGATTTTCAAATCATCGCAGCCAAGGAGTACAAAGAACTCGGTAGAAAATCTACTACCATGGTCACCATGGCTCTGCTTCTCATGGGGGGGATTTTCAACTTCATTGTTGTAGCAAGGTCGCTCCAGTTCTTACCGGGCGTGACCACGCTGATCGTAGATTTGTTGTTTACCCATTACGCGCTTTCAATGAATATGTTCGTGGTATTCATGCTCATTAACAACATCTTTATGAAAGAGAAATACACCAAAACTTTGGAGACTTTACTAACGACGCCGCTCTCAGCGCGTACAATCTGGTTGGGGAAGAGCTCTTTTGTGTTTATCGTGGCAATCTTGTTTTCATACGTGTCATGCGTTGTGGGATTTATTGCCTTTACCCTCAGTTCCAAGGCTTCCCCCGATATCGTGTGGCCAAGCGCTCAGGCCGTGTTTTTCGCTTTGGTTGTCTTGCCCCTGTCTTCCATAGCTATTGTTTGTTTACTAAGCGCTATCAACCTTATCTTGTGGAATGCTGCGATCTGCAATGCAGTGTTTTTTCTTGGCGGAGTGGCGTATCTCGGGGGATCATCAGCAAGAATCAGGCAACTCCGATTGACCTGGACGTCGGATTTTGTGCAGCTCTCGATAGCCACAAGTCTTATCGCACTCGCATG is a genomic window containing:
- a CDS encoding ABC transporter ATP-binding protein; the protein is MALDEFSDVVSAPYGCAVENVIAFDGVCKRFGDHVALHNVSFAVARGETVGFIGPNGAGKTTTIRIILGILAPSAGSASTFGCPTDRFGFAEKRRISCVLENPGIYDDLKVRDNLMLYARIYRVPKAEERIRSLLDLTGLAGRGAEKAGRLSKGMKQKLALARCLLWDPELLVLDEPTAGLDPLFQKEILDLIRQLGKRGKTVFFSSHHLEEVQDVCSKVAMIDGGILLAFEPIDSLLARFQNMKKRVCFETDLDKQVFEAAINDFSPVSCATTDRSVVILLRAPDQALLLDKLLAERRLTKTHIENLPVALNDVFHILVERRQRDWHQ